From a single Rhodococcus qingshengii JCM 15477 genomic region:
- the idi gene encoding isopentenyl-diphosphate Delta-isomerase, with protein sequence MTLEPDLDIRRHVRLVDDASSDLGIVDKLHAHKDGGVRHRAFSVFMFSLDRRLLLQQRAATKYHWPLVWSNSCCGHPLSKSSVLGDAALRLQQELNVQAIDLTEAGTVEYRFDDSASDLTEWELNHVLFGTIGSTVAPNPDEVAATELVTPQQLREACAGRNVSAWFSTVLDTLLTSEVFLESKFSSEWQPTQGDRQ encoded by the coding sequence ATGACGCTTGAGCCTGATTTGGACATACGCCGCCACGTTCGCCTAGTCGACGACGCCAGCTCGGACCTGGGAATCGTGGACAAACTTCATGCCCACAAGGATGGAGGCGTCCGGCATCGTGCGTTCTCAGTCTTCATGTTCAGTCTTGACCGCCGTCTCCTGCTGCAGCAACGGGCTGCGACGAAGTACCATTGGCCGCTCGTTTGGTCGAATTCATGTTGCGGACATCCACTTTCGAAGTCTTCCGTTCTGGGAGATGCCGCACTTCGATTGCAGCAGGAACTGAACGTGCAGGCCATCGATCTCACCGAGGCAGGCACCGTCGAGTACCGATTCGATGACTCTGCGTCCGACCTCACTGAGTGGGAACTCAACCATGTGCTCTTCGGCACCATCGGAAGCACAGTTGCACCCAACCCTGATGAAGTCGCAGCGACCGAACTGGTCACCCCGCAACAGTTGCGGGAGGCATGCGCCGGTCGGAACGTGTCAGCTTGGTTTTCGACTGTGCTGGATACCCTCCTCACTAGCGAGGTGTTTCTGGAATCCAAATTCTCATCGGAATGGCAACCAACGCAAGGAGATAGGCAATGA
- a CDS encoding polyprenyl synthetase family protein — protein MIVDTQSFLAKVEDSMCLALSPESKSSVYPQATVDPSNLALRLVRAGGKRFRAMLVLEGMRLTGIRDEWDYQRGVQLAAAVELLHLFGLLQDDVMDDADLRRGISTASRFVEAELVAQGASKVNLRRHSDALAVLAGDLCLSTADDLVRRETGKIDQLWSRMRREMIIGQFGDVYATATGETDPATLQSIANLKSGRYSVFLPLALGLLVIDRDADLSKVEDASEHFGLAFQLADDLRDQQASEVTGKDHGLDIANNKRTTAGLSAEFSTSFETPPAKNRAIKELLNSGFETLRINLYPRESLRDLEEALQTATRL, from the coding sequence ATGATTGTCGATACCCAATCATTCTTGGCGAAGGTCGAAGACTCGATGTGCTTGGCGCTGTCGCCGGAAAGCAAGTCCTCTGTATACCCTCAGGCAACGGTAGATCCATCTAACCTCGCGCTACGCCTCGTCCGTGCGGGAGGGAAGCGTTTCCGCGCAATGCTCGTTCTCGAAGGAATGCGCTTAACCGGAATTCGAGATGAGTGGGACTATCAACGTGGAGTTCAATTGGCGGCCGCGGTTGAATTGTTGCATCTCTTCGGTTTGCTGCAGGACGACGTAATGGACGACGCCGACCTGCGACGAGGGATTTCGACCGCATCGCGTTTCGTCGAGGCCGAGCTTGTCGCTCAGGGCGCCTCGAAAGTTAACCTTCGCCGCCACAGCGATGCGCTGGCTGTACTTGCCGGCGACCTATGCCTGTCTACCGCCGATGACCTCGTCCGTCGCGAAACCGGCAAAATCGACCAATTGTGGTCGAGGATGCGACGAGAGATGATCATCGGGCAATTCGGCGATGTCTACGCCACAGCAACAGGCGAGACAGACCCCGCCACGCTGCAATCCATCGCGAACCTCAAGTCTGGACGATATTCCGTCTTCCTCCCACTTGCGCTGGGACTCTTGGTCATTGACCGTGACGCGGATCTGAGCAAGGTCGAGGACGCCTCTGAACACTTCGGCCTCGCGTTCCAACTCGCGGACGACCTCCGAGATCAGCAAGCATCGGAAGTTACGGGCAAAGACCACGGCTTGGACATTGCAAACAACAAAAGAACTACGGCGGGATTAAGCGCGGAATTCTCCACCTCTTTCGAGACCCCGCCCGCAAAGAATCGGGCCATCAAAGAACTCCTCAATTCTGGATTTGAAACATTACGTATCAATCTGTATCCGCGTGAATCCTTGCGAGACCTGGAAGAAGCCCTTCAAACAGCAACCCGCCTCTAG
- a CDS encoding antitoxin VbhA family protein yields the protein MTSMAERFDRATRAMHSTRLSGGHISDALLDDLVEIVLGRATVEEVVRRLRKEYRVED from the coding sequence ATGACATCGATGGCTGAAAGATTCGATAGGGCTACTCGTGCGATGCACTCCACGCGACTATCGGGAGGTCATATTTCTGATGCGCTGCTGGATGACCTCGTGGAGATTGTCCTCGGCCGCGCTACTGTAGAGGAAGTCGTGCGGAGGCTCCGCAAAGAATACCGGGTCGAAGACTGA
- a CDS encoding DUF2510 domain-containing protein, with product MTPPGAGPMPQPPGWYPDPNSPSLRWWDGIQWSDRWAPASNRPTGATTSQATQFASPSPANSGHWQAASYSSAQANSHSTSKTATAPKKKQFTVLWVAGLIFVVGLFGSILANNSSHNSTNEATKTVEGPTDPQSLASALPTVGDTSFGDLNSYKTLDESDFKKIMHPSGNLVEYPYPYVGSRVVLYGKVDGLPSGYETATGGTYFDATVSWHDLGPIVSWSLNSVDVPIIGLRSDLGDVEPGSNLAIYVEVRRPFLTGAKVFDSALRDPFLVAHAVRVIR from the coding sequence GTGACTCCACCCGGTGCAGGACCGATGCCGCAACCACCCGGTTGGTACCCCGACCCGAACTCGCCGTCTCTCCGCTGGTGGGATGGCATCCAGTGGAGCGATCGGTGGGCACCTGCCTCGAATCGCCCAACTGGCGCCACGACCTCACAGGCGACACAGTTTGCATCTCCGAGTCCAGCCAATTCCGGTCACTGGCAAGCCGCTTCTTACAGCTCTGCACAGGCGAACAGCCACAGTACGTCGAAGACCGCTACAGCACCGAAAAAGAAGCAGTTCACCGTCCTTTGGGTTGCCGGACTGATCTTTGTGGTCGGACTCTTCGGCTCAATTTTGGCGAACAATTCAAGCCACAACTCAACTAACGAAGCAACCAAGACCGTCGAAGGGCCCACAGACCCACAAAGTCTCGCGTCAGCTCTTCCCACAGTCGGCGATACGTCCTTCGGCGACCTGAACAGCTACAAAACCCTGGACGAATCCGATTTCAAGAAGATAATGCATCCGTCCGGGAACCTCGTAGAGTATCCATACCCTTATGTGGGTTCCCGTGTTGTTCTCTATGGCAAGGTCGACGGACTTCCATCAGGATACGAAACCGCCACCGGTGGCACCTACTTCGACGCCACCGTCAGCTGGCATGACCTCGGTCCAATAGTCAGCTGGAGTCTGAACTCCGTCGACGTACCCATCATCGGCTTGAGATCAGATCTCGGCGACGTCGAACCGGGCAGTAACCTTGCGATCTATGTGGAGGTCCGCCGCCCATTCCTCACCGGAGCGAAGGTATTCGACTCTGCGCTGCGCGATCCATTCCTCGTTGCACACGCAGTGCGCGTGATTCGGTAA
- a CDS encoding response regulator transcription factor, whose protein sequence is MALPGLTDITVALIDDHEVVHEGLASWCGAAMPPITVAGRYLRPTEFLTAGTASRVDAVVLDLQFGDGSPLIALDMVRTLADAGHRVVIYSMRSDAATILDCLDNGAVTYLTKSEGRQHIVPAIEAAVTDRPYVSPSMAGAMSADTRCSRPELTDREREVLIQWFRTESKIFAARALYITPSTVSTHLGRVRAKYAAVGRPASTKAALVARALQDGIISIDDL, encoded by the coding sequence ATGGCTCTACCTGGTCTGACAGACATTACTGTGGCGTTGATCGACGACCATGAAGTGGTGCACGAAGGTCTCGCGTCGTGGTGTGGTGCTGCCATGCCACCGATCACGGTCGCCGGACGATACCTGCGCCCGACAGAGTTCTTGACTGCCGGCACGGCCTCTCGAGTCGATGCGGTGGTGCTGGACCTCCAATTTGGAGACGGTTCGCCGCTGATCGCTTTGGATATGGTGCGCACTCTCGCTGACGCCGGGCACCGGGTTGTCATCTATTCCATGCGAAGCGACGCCGCAACGATCCTGGACTGCCTCGACAATGGCGCGGTAACATACCTGACGAAATCCGAAGGGCGCCAACATATAGTTCCCGCTATCGAAGCGGCGGTAACCGATAGGCCTTATGTATCGCCGAGCATGGCCGGGGCGATGTCCGCGGATACCCGGTGTTCGAGGCCGGAGTTGACTGATCGGGAACGCGAAGTCCTGATCCAGTGGTTTCGAACCGAATCGAAGATCTTCGCCGCTAGAGCCCTCTACATCACCCCATCCACGGTCAGCACCCATCTGGGGCGCGTCCGCGCAAAGTACGCCGCTGTCGGAAGGCCTGCATCCACGAAAGCCGCTCTTGTCGCGAGGGCCCTCCAGGACGGGATCATCAGTATCGATGACCTGTGA
- a CDS encoding sensor histidine kinase: protein MSYPPRTTVGVTVAVALIVWGSFRLITRSMASPVQVWADYALILVVALTIPSTTEGIDVVTSNSLPLAVSGSAVLSFAFSQRHWQAVLAAVGVSVAFGIGLSRIPEIHSPWTVFWPYFFFVQCGIGIFLRQLVERASRAADVAGEQLAVTERNVAIAQARRAHQREHWATVHDTAAATMLMIGQGVALTDERVQRQARRDLQALRLAPVLDSGDQIDLRGILDDIAAESGIEVVVMGAERVLITKVLAHAVSGAVREALTNVERHAGTRTAAVALDSAGVEIADAGIGFAVVDPNECDPEAATGHGRGITQSIAGRMSRVGGWGRVESDPGIGTRVILGWDTQEDGDEVGCRPGDDPRVWELSDPARRAFRMSRGYGLGLVGVATILTTLIPVRLYGPRIFIEPTQLVLISVLAAVIALGAINVVGIAVPRWVKVVGFGAVSVVTFVQPFTTDDAFGTGEHWAFGMTGWVLLPLILASPVRTIVAALVFLRVVTAAAAVIGDEMNAGTFELFGYSLASELAVQLIAGFFASDLRRTARLAAQESGAQSALIAGQEIEDRVQADYQSRYAALEGTTVPLLRALADGSVTAASEGVRIRAAVESARMRRLFLQADGQLQLHPLAQEIQVLTELGEKNGVSVAVEIPQDLPPIDPDVRAGLLAVPAQVVVLARVHVRIVVTEAPRLQVSVVADSEPSHVAEIESVDIAGVELRVEYDDGQIWVESTATPSPADTAPLSDALL, encoded by the coding sequence TTGAGTTATCCGCCCCGCACGACCGTGGGAGTGACGGTCGCGGTGGCGCTGATCGTGTGGGGTTCATTTCGTCTGATCACTCGCTCGATGGCCTCGCCGGTTCAAGTGTGGGCAGACTACGCGCTCATTCTGGTAGTCGCGCTGACGATTCCATCGACGACCGAAGGTATCGACGTCGTGACGTCCAACTCGTTGCCGCTGGCGGTATCCGGGAGCGCAGTTTTGAGTTTCGCTTTCTCTCAACGGCATTGGCAGGCGGTGTTGGCTGCGGTAGGCGTCTCGGTAGCGTTCGGCATTGGGTTGTCTCGCATTCCGGAGATCCACTCACCCTGGACGGTGTTTTGGCCGTACTTCTTCTTCGTGCAATGCGGTATCGGCATTTTCCTGCGGCAGTTGGTCGAACGTGCTTCGCGGGCTGCAGACGTGGCGGGTGAGCAACTCGCAGTGACCGAACGCAATGTTGCAATCGCACAGGCACGACGCGCGCATCAGCGCGAACATTGGGCCACTGTGCACGACACAGCCGCAGCGACGATGTTGATGATCGGGCAAGGCGTCGCATTGACGGATGAACGAGTGCAGCGCCAAGCTCGTCGTGATCTACAGGCGCTTCGGTTAGCGCCTGTCCTGGATTCCGGTGACCAAATTGATCTTCGCGGGATCCTTGACGACATCGCGGCAGAGTCGGGCATCGAGGTCGTTGTGATGGGAGCGGAGCGCGTACTGATTACCAAGGTTCTCGCACATGCGGTCTCCGGCGCCGTGAGGGAAGCACTAACCAACGTCGAGCGGCACGCGGGCACTCGGACGGCAGCGGTCGCGCTTGACAGTGCGGGAGTTGAGATCGCCGATGCCGGTATTGGATTCGCTGTAGTGGATCCCAACGAGTGCGATCCGGAGGCAGCGACAGGGCACGGCAGGGGGATTACGCAGTCGATCGCAGGACGGATGAGTCGGGTCGGAGGTTGGGGGCGGGTGGAATCGGATCCAGGGATCGGGACGAGAGTGATCTTGGGTTGGGACACCCAGGAGGACGGCGATGAGGTCGGCTGTCGTCCTGGTGACGATCCACGGGTGTGGGAGTTGTCGGATCCTGCCCGTCGAGCGTTCCGGATGAGTCGCGGGTATGGGTTGGGATTAGTCGGGGTTGCCACGATCTTGACGACACTGATCCCCGTGCGGTTGTACGGACCGCGAATCTTCATAGAGCCCACGCAGTTGGTGTTGATCAGTGTTCTCGCTGCGGTCATCGCGCTGGGCGCAATCAATGTGGTCGGAATTGCGGTGCCGCGTTGGGTGAAGGTGGTGGGGTTCGGTGCGGTGTCGGTGGTGACCTTCGTTCAACCGTTTACCACCGACGACGCGTTCGGCACCGGGGAACATTGGGCGTTCGGCATGACGGGTTGGGTGTTGTTGCCGCTGATCCTCGCCTCGCCGGTGCGAACGATCGTGGCTGCTCTGGTTTTCTTGCGGGTGGTCACCGCCGCAGCGGCGGTGATCGGCGACGAGATGAACGCGGGAACATTCGAACTGTTCGGGTACAGCCTTGCAAGTGAATTGGCGGTGCAATTGATCGCCGGGTTCTTCGCCTCGGACCTGCGCCGCACTGCGCGGTTGGCTGCCCAGGAGTCCGGAGCCCAGTCTGCGCTGATCGCTGGGCAGGAGATCGAGGACCGTGTGCAGGCTGACTATCAGAGTCGCTATGCAGCCCTCGAGGGGACCACGGTTCCGCTATTGAGAGCTCTTGCAGACGGTTCCGTCACCGCGGCGTCCGAGGGGGTGCGCATCCGCGCGGCGGTTGAATCCGCCCGAATGCGGAGGTTGTTCTTGCAGGCAGACGGGCAACTGCAGCTTCATCCGCTGGCTCAGGAGATTCAGGTTCTAACCGAGTTGGGGGAGAAGAACGGGGTATCGGTGGCGGTGGAGATACCGCAAGATTTGCCCCCCATCGACCCAGATGTTCGGGCGGGCCTTCTCGCGGTGCCCGCACAGGTTGTCGTACTTGCACGGGTCCACGTTCGGATTGTGGTGACCGAGGCGCCGCGCCTTCAAGTCAGTGTTGTCGCCGATTCCGAGCCCTCGCATGTTGCTGAAATCGAGTCTGTCGACATTGCGGGTGTCGAGCTACGAGTCGAATACGACGACGGACAGATTTGGGTGGAATCCACCGCTACTCCCTCACCCGCAGATACGGCGCCTCTTTCAGATGCATTGTTGTGA
- a CDS encoding cutinase family protein, giving the protein MSRLEWSLLEVFGRTTCVLRMKDIHLPVAAIICDCPKWDVERTGELMTLGVYRRIGVWLGAVGVACSVVVVASPTAAADDGCTPVVALAMRGSGESTIGAQSYGTQRTGGWEGPTLKLLLRKAYDTQDMQDTPILDVGIGYPAVPVVQTVDGAFAVLESAEQGAVAARAVYASFKDRQPSSCAAPKVILLGYSQGAIVARTIAKHFSGLGVLAASHLVGDPYQKPDADGVFGSGSDGQGIYRRVLEESVDDYYGLAGVRRVSICHEKDPVCDSILDKDESAHANYFKPGVKLVPGTGMGASETDEVDFMAKALATSVRVARESYSGHAPTSAAKDTVFAIDTTGSMQPYINNVRAQAGAIANRIVTADGRSRVSLVEYRDHGDAFVARTVVPLTSNFADFNTGLNSLSANGGGDTPEAVYSGIVEALRSPWQVGGKRSVILIGDAPPHDPEPVTGLTGDMVTKMLNGVALLPEPISPSLAARTAAPESRDQVPTADTETVESDRAVIQRTQSFAAEKGPGAASLYSISASSELTNFMGPIARATGGSSVEIANAGSVGDEIVNAIDEIDNQPVASGSVLGSAVEGLPVMLSCSGSSTIGSIDARFDLDGQNEFAIVCVDGIATIETVSVGTHSVTLRVRDDQNREAFSTFSVTVLPRSVLNDVYADSSGPGGSGSLGTGSLEWNFGS; this is encoded by the coding sequence TTGTCGAGATTGGAATGGTCTCTTTTGGAAGTTTTTGGCAGAACGACCTGTGTCCTTCGAATGAAGGACATACACCTGCCGGTCGCCGCCATAATCTGCGATTGTCCGAAATGGGACGTGGAGAGAACTGGGGAGCTGATGACTTTGGGTGTGTATCGCCGAATTGGTGTGTGGCTAGGTGCGGTCGGTGTGGCGTGTTCGGTCGTGGTGGTGGCGAGTCCCACGGCGGCGGCGGACGATGGGTGCACCCCGGTGGTTGCTTTGGCGATGCGGGGGAGCGGTGAAAGTACGATCGGCGCGCAGTCGTACGGCACCCAGCGGACCGGAGGCTGGGAAGGGCCGACGCTCAAGCTCCTTCTTAGGAAGGCGTACGACACCCAAGATATGCAGGACACTCCTATCCTCGATGTCGGTATCGGGTACCCAGCGGTGCCAGTAGTTCAGACTGTCGATGGTGCCTTCGCTGTACTCGAATCTGCAGAGCAGGGTGCAGTCGCAGCCAGGGCGGTCTACGCGTCGTTCAAGGATCGGCAACCAAGCTCGTGCGCTGCACCCAAAGTGATCTTGCTCGGGTATTCGCAGGGAGCGATCGTTGCTAGAACTATCGCGAAGCACTTCAGCGGTCTCGGGGTTCTAGCAGCCTCCCACCTGGTTGGTGATCCGTATCAGAAGCCTGACGCCGACGGGGTCTTTGGCTCTGGTTCCGATGGTCAGGGCATTTACCGGAGGGTGTTGGAAGAGTCTGTCGATGACTACTACGGGCTGGCTGGGGTCAGACGCGTATCGATCTGTCACGAGAAAGACCCGGTCTGCGATTCCATCCTTGACAAGGACGAATCAGCGCATGCTAACTATTTCAAACCCGGTGTCAAGCTAGTCCCGGGTACCGGTATGGGTGCGTCTGAAACCGATGAAGTGGACTTTATGGCCAAAGCGCTGGCTACCTCAGTTCGCGTAGCGCGGGAGTCCTATAGCGGACACGCGCCCACATCAGCCGCAAAAGACACAGTCTTTGCCATTGACACAACAGGATCGATGCAGCCGTACATCAACAATGTGAGGGCACAAGCCGGGGCGATTGCGAATCGAATCGTCACCGCGGATGGTCGCTCACGGGTGTCTCTTGTGGAATATCGCGACCACGGAGACGCTTTTGTGGCTCGGACTGTTGTGCCATTGACGTCTAACTTCGCCGACTTCAATACGGGATTGAACTCTCTCAGCGCCAACGGAGGGGGAGACACCCCAGAGGCCGTTTACTCGGGAATTGTGGAGGCACTACGTTCGCCATGGCAGGTCGGCGGCAAGCGGTCCGTAATCTTGATCGGGGATGCACCGCCCCATGATCCGGAGCCGGTCACAGGCCTGACCGGCGACATGGTTACGAAAATGTTGAATGGAGTCGCGCTGCTCCCTGAACCGATTTCACCGTCGCTAGCGGCTAGAACCGCCGCGCCTGAGTCACGCGATCAGGTTCCCACAGCGGACACCGAGACGGTTGAGTCAGACCGGGCCGTGATTCAGCGGACCCAATCGTTCGCTGCGGAGAAGGGGCCGGGGGCCGCCTCGCTGTACTCGATCAGTGCGAGCTCGGAACTGACGAATTTCATGGGCCCTATCGCACGGGCGACCGGCGGCTCATCGGTCGAGATCGCGAACGCCGGCTCGGTTGGTGACGAGATTGTCAACGCCATCGATGAAATCGACAATCAGCCTGTGGCATCCGGATCTGTGCTCGGCAGCGCGGTCGAAGGACTGCCGGTGATGCTGTCGTGTTCAGGAAGCTCGACGATAGGCTCGATCGATGCGCGTTTCGATCTCGACGGACAGAACGAGTTTGCGATTGTTTGCGTGGATGGCATCGCAACCATAGAAACTGTCTCCGTCGGAACGCATTCTGTGACCCTACGAGTGCGAGACGATCAGAACCGAGAGGCATTCTCAACCTTTTCTGTGACGGTGCTTCCACGGTCGGTGTTGAATGACGTGTATGCCGATAGCAGCGGACCTGGCGGATCAGGATCCCTGGGCACTGGCTCACTCGAATGGAATTTTGGTTCCTGA
- a CDS encoding helix-turn-helix transcriptional regulator, with protein sequence MGSQTLVPVGQMLVADAEQYLTTEQVSARTGLPTGTLRYWRHVGDGPESFKLGRKRVVYKLSTLMAWLDAQEAAGTRRQI encoded by the coding sequence GTGGGCTCTCAAACATTGGTTCCCGTCGGCCAGATGTTGGTCGCTGATGCCGAGCAGTATCTGACTACCGAGCAGGTGAGTGCACGAACGGGTCTTCCAACAGGCACTTTGCGCTACTGGCGACATGTGGGTGATGGGCCGGAATCTTTCAAGCTCGGCAGGAAGCGAGTCGTCTACAAGCTGTCGACGCTCATGGCTTGGCTCGATGCGCAGGAGGCGGCCGGCACGCGGCGGCAGATTTGA
- a CDS encoding helix-turn-helix transcriptional regulator, producing the protein MELQPICTPLDWTSSTQNSNVAKMEALDSAESRFGNRVRFEREQRGWSQSELAQRVSDGGISMHPSTITKIEARDAEKPRSIRLDEAYALAQVFGTSLETMLGAERAYDAAEVVAAVQSECRFFSNELTRMMANMMTTLREFDLEAPKDPSKCSRIELEELLLHLIFIVDLTAQVTDAKETLRVMSRTTAISDRELSERVQNNLEWAMEKLARDSAET; encoded by the coding sequence TTGGAACTACAACCTATTTGTACACCGCTGGACTGGACCTCGTCAACCCAAAACAGTAATGTTGCCAAAATGGAAGCCTTAGATAGTGCGGAATCACGGTTCGGGAACCGGGTTCGCTTCGAGCGCGAGCAGCGCGGATGGTCCCAATCCGAACTCGCGCAACGCGTTTCAGACGGAGGAATTTCGATGCACCCCTCGACTATCACCAAGATCGAGGCCAGGGATGCGGAGAAACCACGCTCCATTCGACTGGATGAGGCGTATGCATTAGCGCAAGTTTTCGGCACGTCACTCGAGACGATGCTTGGCGCTGAGCGCGCCTACGATGCAGCGGAGGTTGTCGCGGCTGTGCAATCCGAATGCCGTTTTTTCAGCAACGAACTCACCCGCATGATGGCGAACATGATGACAACACTCCGAGAGTTCGATCTGGAAGCACCCAAAGACCCGAGCAAATGCTCGCGTATCGAACTTGAGGAACTTTTGCTCCACCTCATTTTCATCGTCGACTTGACCGCCCAGGTCACCGATGCGAAAGAGACACTCAGGGTGATGAGTCGGACCACTGCGATATCCGACCGGGAACTATCTGAGCGTGTACAGAACAACCTCGAGTGGGCAATGGAGAAGTTGGCCCGTGACTCCGCCGAAACGTAA
- a CDS encoding YdeI/OmpD-associated family protein encodes MTDSKSSPPASVHPQTWKFDYPIIHAETREQWRTWLTDNHTSGRGVWLCSWRTTTSRPRCPYPQAVEEAICFGWIDSTNTVFDEERNLQLFTPRRRKSSWTRLNRERAADMEARGLMTAAGRGAIAAAKSTGWWTILDQVEDLEEPSDLQAALDLDTQARSNWDSFPPSARKQMLWWIVSAARDATRAGRIAHIVNNAAIGQRARG; translated from the coding sequence GTGACCGATTCGAAATCATCGCCGCCGGCTTCCGTCCACCCTCAGACGTGGAAGTTCGACTACCCGATCATCCACGCCGAGACTCGCGAACAGTGGCGAACTTGGTTGACGGACAATCACACGTCAGGCCGCGGAGTGTGGTTGTGCTCCTGGCGCACCACCACCAGCCGACCACGCTGCCCCTACCCTCAGGCCGTTGAGGAAGCGATCTGCTTTGGGTGGATCGATTCCACCAACACCGTCTTCGACGAAGAGCGCAATTTGCAACTGTTCACACCGCGGAGACGCAAGAGTTCCTGGACCCGACTCAACCGCGAACGCGCAGCTGATATGGAGGCGCGTGGCCTCATGACCGCTGCTGGTCGTGGTGCCATTGCTGCCGCGAAATCCACTGGTTGGTGGACGATTCTCGATCAAGTCGAAGACCTCGAGGAACCATCTGACTTGCAGGCGGCGCTGGACCTGGACACGCAAGCGCGAAGCAACTGGGACAGTTTTCCGCCCAGCGCCCGCAAACAGATGCTGTGGTGGATCGTCAGTGCCGCTCGAGACGCAACACGGGCAGGTCGAATCGCCCATATCGTCAACAATGCGGCCATCGGTCAACGTGCCCGCGGCTGA
- a CDS encoding helix-turn-helix transcriptional regulator gives MRNDPTGRALQLLSLLQTHRFWHCAELAARLDVTQRTVRRDIDRLRDLGYPVDSTSGKYGGYRLATGAHVPPLILDDDESVAVAVGLRYAAEAAIGGIEETALRALTKIETLLPHRLRRRVSALHSSVSSMRRANDDIVDPEALSVLAAACRDHEHVRFDYRRGDGESSRRLVESHRLVTAGRRWYLVAWDHHRSDWRTFRLDRLSEPWLAGSHFTPREIPGGDAAGFVARSVGSPPRHHDAKLAIEATFADLEGVLRWIDHTPIEVAADRCLVEIRSEDLGRLAMTVARIALTAPVVVIEPTELADTVSRLALHLRVSPP, from the coding sequence ATGCGGAACGATCCCACAGGCCGAGCACTGCAACTGCTCTCGCTCCTTCAGACTCATCGCTTCTGGCACTGTGCCGAACTTGCCGCACGACTCGATGTCACGCAGCGGACGGTGCGCCGCGACATCGATCGCCTACGCGACCTCGGCTATCCGGTCGATTCCACGTCCGGAAAATACGGGGGCTACCGACTTGCAACGGGGGCGCACGTGCCGCCCCTGATCCTCGACGATGACGAGTCCGTGGCGGTAGCCGTCGGACTGCGCTACGCCGCCGAGGCCGCCATCGGAGGCATCGAAGAAACGGCGCTGCGCGCGCTGACGAAGATCGAAACACTCCTGCCCCATCGACTACGCCGACGTGTGTCGGCACTGCATTCGAGCGTCAGTTCCATGCGGCGGGCAAATGACGACATCGTCGATCCCGAAGCACTCAGTGTGCTCGCTGCGGCATGTCGCGACCACGAGCACGTTCGTTTCGACTATCGGCGAGGTGATGGCGAGAGCAGCAGACGACTCGTCGAGTCGCACCGCCTTGTCACGGCGGGGCGTCGTTGGTATCTCGTAGCATGGGACCACCATCGTTCGGATTGGCGAACATTTCGACTGGACCGGCTCTCGGAGCCCTGGCTGGCAGGCAGTCATTTCACGCCACGCGAGATCCCGGGCGGTGACGCGGCAGGCTTCGTCGCGAGATCAGTTGGCTCGCCACCCCGTCACCACGATGCAAAACTCGCCATCGAAGCCACGTTCGCCGACCTCGAGGGCGTACTCAGATGGATTGACCACACACCGATCGAGGTGGCAGCGGACCGCTGCCTTGTCGAGATCCGCAGCGAAGATCTCGGCAGGCTCGCCATGACGGTTGCGCGCATTGCGCTCACCGCCCCAGTGGTCGTCATCGAACCAACCGAGCTTGCCGACACCGTCAGTCGGCTCGCCCTTCACCTCAGGGTCTCGCCACCATGA